From a single Bacillota bacterium genomic region:
- the nuoE gene encoding NADH-quinone oxidoreductase subunit NuoE — protein sequence MATKVRAREVPSFETIDEVIHKHNAERGAVIPILQEVQSIYGYIPPIAIDRIAKITSIPNGEIYGTATFYNMFRLEPLGENLVKVCHGTACHLAGAERITEAISIEVGAKEGQTSPDGKFTVEQVACLGCCSSAPALMINDEVYGRLTPESVRKALKKFRYGNRDGE from the coding sequence ATGGCTACGAAAGTAAGGGCGCGGGAGGTTCCCTCTTTCGAAACTATTGATGAGGTTATACATAAGCACAATGCAGAAAGAGGAGCCGTTATCCCAATACTACAGGAGGTTCAAAGCATATATGGTTACATACCTCCAATTGCAATCGATCGGATAGCTAAAATTACCAGTATACCAAATGGTGAGATATACGGTACTGCGACATTCTATAACATGTTTCGTCTGGAGCCCCTTGGCGAAAACTTGGTAAAAGTTTGTCACGGGACAGCTTGCCACCTTGCGGGGGCGGAAAGAATTACCGAGGCCATATCTATAGAGGTAGGAGCCAAAGAGGGACAAACCAGTCCCGACGGCAAGTTTACGGTGGAGCAGGTAGCTTGCTTGGGCTGCTGTAGCTCTGCGCCGGCTCTTATGATCAACGATGAAGTCTATGGGCGTTTGACGCCGGAGTCGGTGCGTAAGGCTCTTAAAAAATTCAGGTATGGTAATAGGGATGGTGAGTAG
- a CDS encoding response regulator transcription factor has product MEKIRVLLADDHLLVRENIRRFLEEDPGLAVVGEAGDGARLIELTKELKPDVIVADVAMPKINGIEAIRQIKTNNPSVAILVLSAYDFDQYIFTLLDAGAAGYLLKDICSQELVNAIYAIHRGDSVLHPTVARKVMQRFRSTNRGQEHKSFDMLTDREMDVLGLAARGKSNKEIADDLCLSIRTIESHIARIFNKLGVGSRTEAVILALKKGWVGLE; this is encoded by the coding sequence GTGGAAAAAATCCGCGTTTTGCTGGCTGATGATCATTTGCTGGTCAGGGAAAATATCCGGCGTTTTTTAGAAGAGGATCCAGGTCTGGCTGTCGTCGGCGAAGCAGGCGATGGGGCACGGCTAATTGAGTTAACTAAGGAGCTAAAGCCAGACGTTATCGTCGCCGATGTTGCAATGCCTAAGATTAACGGTATCGAGGCCATCCGACAAATTAAAACGAATAATCCTTCGGTAGCTATACTTGTACTCAGTGCTTACGACTTCGATCAATATATTTTTACTCTCCTCGACGCCGGCGCAGCAGGCTATTTACTTAAAGACATCTGTTCGCAAGAACTCGTTAACGCCATATACGCGATTCATAGAGGTGATTCTGTCCTTCACCCTACAGTAGCCCGCAAAGTGATGCAGCGATTTAGAAGCACCAATCGGGGCCAGGAGCATAAATCTTTTGACATGCTGACAGACCGGGAAATGGATGTGCTTGGATTGGCCGCACGAGGCAAAAGCAATAAAGAGATAGCTGACGACCTTTGTCTAAGCATACGGACCATAGAATCCCATATAGCACGAATTTTCAATAAACTCGGTGTTGGGTCACGAACAGAAGCTGTTATTCTTGCCCTTAAAAAGGGTTGGGTCGGGTTAGAGTAG